The proteins below come from a single Staphylococcus sp. MI 10-1553 genomic window:
- the rplQ gene encoding 50S ribosomal protein L17 gives MGYRKLGRTSDQRKAMLRDLATSLIVSERIETTEARAKELRSVVEKLITLGKKGDLASRRNAAKTLRNVQILNEDETTQTALQKLFGEIAERYQERQGGYTRILKVAPRQGDGALKVIIELV, from the coding sequence ATGGGTTACAGAAAATTAGGTCGTACTTCAGATCAACGTAAAGCAATGTTACGTGATTTAGCAACATCATTAATCGTTAGCGAACGCATCGAAACGACTGAAGCACGTGCGAAAGAACTTCGTAGCGTAGTTGAAAAATTAATCACTTTAGGTAAAAAAGGTGACTTAGCTTCTCGTCGTAATGCTGCTAAAACATTACGCAACGTTCAAATCTTAAACGAAGATGAAACGACTCAAACTGCACTTCAAAAATTATTCGGTGAAATCGCTGAACGTTATCAAGAGCGTCAAGGTGGTTACACTCGTATTCTTAAAGTTGCTCCACGTCAAGGCGATGGCGCGTTAAAAGTAATCATTGAATTAGTATAA
- a CDS encoding DNA-directed RNA polymerase subunit alpha, with amino-acid sequence MIEIEKPRIETIEVSDDAKFGKFVVEPLERGYGTTLGNSLRRILLSSLPGAAVKYIEIEGVLHEFSAIDHVVEDVSTIVMNIKKLALKIYSEEDKTLEIDIKEEGEVTAKDIMHDSDVEILNPDLKIATVSKGGHLKLRLVANTGRGYALADQNNSSDLPIGVIPVDSLYSPVERVNYTVENTRVGQSSDFDKLTLDVWTDGSITPQESVSLAAKIMTEHLNIFVSLTDEAQNAEIMIEKEEDQKEKVLEMSIEELDLSVRSYNCLKRAGINSVQELADKSEADMMKVRNLGRKSLEEVKYKLEDLGLGLRKED; translated from the coding sequence ATGATTGAAATTGAGAAACCTAGAATTGAGACAATTGAAGTTAGTGATGATGCTAAATTCGGTAAGTTCGTTGTTGAACCATTAGAGCGTGGTTATGGTACTACACTAGGAAACTCCTTACGTCGTATCCTACTATCATCATTACCAGGTGCGGCTGTGAAGTATATCGAAATTGAAGGTGTGCTACACGAATTCTCAGCAATTGATCATGTTGTTGAAGATGTGTCAACAATTGTCATGAATATTAAAAAGCTAGCGCTTAAAATTTATTCAGAAGAAGACAAAACACTTGAAATCGATATTAAAGAAGAAGGCGAAGTCACTGCAAAAGATATCATGCATGACAGTGATGTTGAAATTTTGAACCCTGATCTTAAAATTGCGACAGTGTCTAAAGGTGGTCACCTTAAGTTACGTTTAGTTGCGAATACAGGACGTGGGTATGCATTAGCTGATCAAAATAACTCAAGTGATCTTCCAATTGGTGTGATTCCAGTAGATTCATTATACTCTCCAGTAGAGCGTGTGAATTATACAGTTGAAAACACACGTGTGGGACAAAGTTCTGACTTCGACAAATTGACATTAGACGTATGGACTGATGGTTCAATTACACCGCAAGAGTCAGTATCTTTAGCTGCTAAAATTATGACTGAGCATTTAAACATCTTCGTAAGCTTAACTGACGAAGCACAAAATGCAGAAATCATGATTGAAAAAGAAGAAGATCAAAAAGAAAAAGTATTAGAAATGTCTATTGAAGAATTAGACTTATCTGTACGTTCATACAACTGTCTTAAACGTGCGGGTATTAACTCAGTACAAGAACTTGCTGACAAATCAGAGGCTGATATGATGAAAGTTCGTAACTTAGGTCGTAAGTCTCTTGAAGAAGTAAAATATAAATTAGAAGACTTAGGTTTAGGTCTAAGAAAAGAAGATTGA